One Rhodoferax ferrireducens T118 DNA segment encodes these proteins:
- a CDS encoding cell division protein ZapB, translating into MSNPPQIDQVAERVERLLVRYEELQRTNALLNEQVHALSQERDSLKSRLSAARARVDALLQRLPEATPNQAHKGTE; encoded by the coding sequence ATGTCGAACCCCCCTCAAATCGACCAAGTCGCCGAACGTGTCGAGCGTTTGCTTGTCCGTTACGAAGAACTGCAACGCACCAACGCCTTGCTCAACGAGCAGGTCCATGCTCTTTCCCAGGAGCGCGACTCCCTGAAATCCCGACTGAGTGCCGCCCGCGCCCGGGTCGACGCGCTGCTGCAACGTTTGCCCGAGGCGACACCAAACCAAGCGCACAAAGGGACGGAATGA
- a CDS encoding cobyrinate a,c-diamide synthase has protein sequence MTDSSHERLRMTCCPAILIAAPASGQGKTTVVSALARLHTRQGRRVRVFKCGPDFLDPHWHALACGAPVYQLDLWINGEADCLARLAAAAREADLILVEGVMGLFDGNPSAADLAQRFGLPVLAVIDASAMAGTFGALAFGLQHYRPDMPWAGVLANRVASTSHAGMLQASVREPEQWLGALLHNPAMVLPERHLGLTVAGEVTDALARLDAAADALAATPLGQMSLADLKRWNVTFSPAPTLSETPVSIGLPLAGRTVAVARDAAFCFIYAANLDCLRDLGANVVFFSPLNDAALPPCDAVWLPGGYPELHAAQLAANKTLCDSLAAHVAQHKPVWAECGGMMVLFDTLVTLEGDMQAQWGLLPGTVTMQKRLAALGPQQLVLEAGTLRGHTFHYSTCATPLQARWRTARPGCEATPEAGEALYRVGSIQASYFHAWFASCPAAVVALFSPPVDVPSPGTAP, from the coding sequence ATGACGGACTCGTCTCATGAACGGCTTCGCATGACCTGCTGCCCCGCCATCCTGATCGCCGCCCCCGCCTCCGGCCAGGGCAAAACCACCGTGGTGTCAGCCCTGGCGCGGCTGCATACCCGCCAAGGCAGACGGGTGCGGGTATTCAAGTGCGGGCCGGACTTTCTGGACCCGCATTGGCACGCACTTGCCTGCGGCGCACCGGTGTACCAGCTGGACTTGTGGATCAATGGCGAGGCCGACTGCCTCGCGCGGCTGGCGGCAGCGGCGCGGGAGGCGGATTTGATCCTCGTCGAGGGTGTTATGGGTTTGTTTGACGGCAACCCCAGCGCCGCCGACCTGGCGCAACGCTTTGGCCTGCCGGTGCTGGCAGTGATTGACGCGAGCGCCATGGCCGGCACCTTTGGCGCGCTGGCGTTTGGCTTGCAGCATTACCGCCCTGACATGCCGTGGGCCGGGGTGCTGGCCAACCGGGTCGCCAGCACCTCGCACGCCGGCATGCTCCAGGCCAGTGTGCGCGAGCCAGAACAGTGGCTGGGGGCGCTGTTGCACAACCCTGCAATGGTTTTGCCCGAGCGGCATTTGGGCTTGACGGTGGCTGGTGAAGTGACTGATGCCCTCGCAAGGCTGGATGCCGCAGCCGATGCCCTGGCGGCCACGCCCTTGGGGCAGATGTCGCTGGCTGACCTGAAGCGCTGGAATGTGACGTTTTCTCCTGCGCCCACCCTTTCAGAAACGCCTGTTTCAATTGGTTTGCCGCTGGCAGGGCGCACCGTGGCGGTGGCGCGTGATGCGGCGTTTTGTTTTATCTACGCCGCCAATCTGGACTGCTTGCGCGATCTGGGCGCTAACGTGGTATTTTTCTCGCCTTTGAATGACGCTGCTTTGCCGCCTTGTGATGCGGTCTGGCTGCCCGGCGGTTATCCTGAATTGCATGCGGCGCAACTGGCCGCGAACAAGACGCTGTGCGACAGTCTGGCCGCGCATGTGGCGCAACACAAACCGGTGTGGGCCGAGTGCGGCGGCATGATGGTGTTGTTTGACACCCTGGTCACGCTGGAGGGGGACATGCAGGCGCAGTGGGGCCTGCTGCCCGGCACCGTGACCATGCAAAAGCGGCTGGCCGCCTTGGGGCCGCAGCAACTGGTGCTGGAAGCTGGCACGCTGCGCGGCCACACTTTTCACTATTCGACCTGTGCGACCCCGCTGCAAGCGCGTTGGCGCACCGCGCGGCCCGGCTGTGAGGCCACGCCCGAAGCAGGCGAGGCGCTGTACCGGGTGGGGTCGATTCAGGCCAGTTATTTTCATGCCTGGTTTGCCTCCTGCCCGGCGGCGGTGGTTGCGCTGTTTTCGCCGCCCGTTGACGTGCCGTCGCCAGGAACTGCGCCATGA
- a CDS encoding ABC transporter substrate-binding protein has protein sequence MKSVLLLLMLLVSHAAQAFQVVDDRGIKVTFAQAPQRIVSLLPSLTETVCALGQCARLVGVDRYSNYPESVKNLAQVGGGLDPNIEAIVALKPDLVLMATSSRVGERLQSLGINVVALEPKTHADVKRVLEKIGQVLAVTDAQSIWRTIDAAISAAAQSLPKSVASTRVYFEVNPGPYGAGESSFIGETLIRLGVKNIIGPKLGPFPKLNPEFVVRANPDVIMIGQRSAGSMAQRPGWQSLRALREHRLCVFTTDQSDVLVRPGPRMAEGARLMAQCLADKAGAVKTTAPWLKTGPAKP, from the coding sequence ATGAAGAGCGTTTTACTACTGTTAATGCTGCTGGTCTCGCACGCAGCTCAAGCCTTCCAGGTCGTTGATGACAGAGGCATCAAAGTTACCTTTGCACAAGCGCCCCAGCGCATCGTCAGCCTGCTGCCGTCGCTGACTGAAACCGTGTGCGCACTGGGGCAATGCGCCAGGCTGGTCGGTGTGGACCGCTATTCCAATTACCCCGAAAGCGTCAAAAACCTGGCCCAAGTCGGCGGCGGGCTGGACCCCAACATTGAGGCCATTGTGGCGCTCAAGCCGGATCTGGTGCTGATGGCCACCTCGTCGCGTGTGGGTGAGCGGCTGCAGTCGCTGGGCATCAACGTGGTGGCGCTGGAGCCCAAAACCCATGCCGATGTGAAGCGTGTGCTTGAAAAAATCGGCCAGGTGTTGGCGGTGACTGACGCGCAAAGCATCTGGCGCACCATTGACGCCGCCATCTCGGCCGCAGCGCAGTCCTTGCCCAAAAGCGTCGCCTCGACGCGGGTTTATTTTGAGGTGAACCCCGGTCCCTACGGCGCGGGCGAGTCGTCCTTCATCGGCGAGACGCTCATCCGGCTGGGGGTTAAAAACATCATTGGACCCAAGCTGGGGCCGTTCCCCAAGCTCAACCCTGAATTTGTGGTGCGCGCCAACCCGGATGTGATCATGATTGGTCAGCGCAGCGCGGGCAGCATGGCGCAGCGCCCGGGCTGGCAGAGTTTGCGGGCCTTGCGTGAACATCGCTTGTGTGTGTTTACCACCGATCAGTCAGACGTGCTGGTGCGTCCCGGCCCACGCATGGCCGAAGGTGCGCGGCTGATGGCGCAGTGCCTGGCTGACAAAGCGGGGGCTGTCAAAACGACCGCGCCCTGGCTCAAAACCGGGCCCGCCAAACCGTGA
- a CDS encoding sensor domain-containing protein: MNPAAWGLLIDGLIEAVWLVDPVSLRILAVNHAAADLLGLKAEDLVGKPAIELTVTPEDQFFWEDIAAGLVDGIHSETLLRGADGMAVPVERRVSRVWPETGRAVYVVGIRDLRQQRRTEDELESLVAELRATLESTADGILVTDRSGDIRNYNRHFAAMWDVPEELLLNPNDRALHGHLASRVLDAAAYETRLRAIAESPLLETTDVLILITGRLLERVSRPQFSRGQATGRVFSFRDITQSVDAQSRLRLAAKVFESSVDAIFITDPDLTILAVNPVCERLTDTSQAQLLGESAKSLFQDPCDPELMVRVEQVLRDEGFWRGQVWLDRAGRSACAVHLSWVLLRDEDGAVLHTICFFKDLTEELAAQKRIEQLAYSDALTGLPNKLLLSQRVGFALRMAERHGSQFGVFFLDLDHFKNINDSMGHVFGDRVLVEVAERIKRCLRDADTLCRLGGDDFVIFVQEIDARGAEMLAQRILDLMAQAFLIEETSFSVGCSIGIALYPADGRSLDELIKCADTAMYLVKERGRGSFRFYQPQMNVDLLSRMKMDHAMRRAMEQGMFRLHYQPQISLANGQLVGVEALIRWLDGELGNVSPVLFIPLAEESGFIITIGTWVLKEAVRQAVLWQNAGTPVTVSVNVSALQFQQTDFVEIVANVLKDSGLAPYLLELELTETILVRDANETLNRLHALAALGVALSIDDFGTGYSSLAYLKKFPISKLKIDRSFVMGLPDDEGDRAIVSATIGMARGLKLKVVAEGVETIAQRDYLAGLNCESFQGFLCSPGLPAEEFERLMASFPRD; the protein is encoded by the coding sequence GTGAATCCGGCGGCCTGGGGCCTCTTGATTGATGGTTTGATCGAGGCCGTCTGGCTGGTTGATCCGGTGAGTTTGCGCATCCTCGCGGTCAATCACGCAGCGGCCGACTTGTTGGGTTTGAAGGCAGAGGATTTGGTGGGCAAGCCCGCTATAGAGTTGACTGTTACGCCAGAAGACCAGTTCTTTTGGGAGGACATCGCCGCTGGTTTGGTTGATGGCATTCACTCGGAAACCCTGTTGCGTGGTGCCGATGGCATGGCCGTTCCGGTGGAACGCCGTGTCAGCCGGGTTTGGCCCGAAACGGGGCGCGCGGTGTATGTGGTGGGCATTCGCGATCTGCGCCAGCAGCGCCGCACCGAAGATGAACTTGAAAGCTTGGTGGCAGAGCTGCGGGCCACACTGGAATCAACTGCCGATGGCATTCTGGTCACCGATCGCAGTGGCGACATCCGCAACTACAACCGGCATTTTGCCGCCATGTGGGATGTGCCCGAAGAGCTGCTTTTGAATCCCAATGACCGGGCCTTGCATGGCCATCTGGCCTCGCGGGTGCTCGACGCTGCGGCATACGAGACGCGCCTGCGGGCGATTGCTGAGAGTCCCTTGCTGGAAACCACTGATGTGTTGATCCTGATCACTGGGCGTCTACTGGAGCGGGTGTCACGGCCGCAATTCAGCAGAGGTCAAGCGACCGGTCGGGTGTTCTCGTTTCGGGACATCACGCAAAGTGTTGATGCCCAGTCCAGACTGCGTCTGGCGGCCAAAGTGTTTGAGTCGAGCGTGGATGCCATCTTCATCACGGATCCGGATCTGACGATCCTGGCTGTCAATCCGGTTTGTGAGCGTTTGACAGACACTTCTCAAGCTCAATTGCTGGGGGAATCCGCCAAGAGTCTATTCCAGGATCCGTGTGACCCTGAACTGATGGTTCGTGTGGAACAGGTGCTGCGCGATGAGGGCTTCTGGCGCGGGCAGGTCTGGCTTGACCGTGCCGGTCGTTCTGCTTGTGCCGTTCATCTGTCATGGGTTTTATTGCGTGACGAGGACGGCGCTGTCTTGCACACCATTTGCTTCTTCAAGGACCTGACCGAAGAATTGGCGGCCCAAAAACGCATTGAGCAACTGGCTTACAGCGACGCCCTGACAGGTCTGCCCAATAAATTGTTGTTGTCACAGCGAGTCGGCTTTGCCTTGCGCATGGCCGAGCGCCACGGCTCGCAGTTTGGTGTTTTCTTTCTGGATCTGGATCACTTCAAGAATATCAATGACTCGATGGGGCATGTGTTTGGCGACCGGGTTCTGGTCGAAGTGGCGGAGCGCATCAAACGTTGTTTGCGCGACGCCGACACCTTGTGTCGGCTCGGTGGCGACGACTTTGTCATTTTTGTGCAGGAAATTGACGCTCGTGGCGCTGAAATGCTGGCACAGCGCATTCTGGACCTGATGGCGCAGGCTTTTCTGATCGAGGAAACCAGTTTTTCGGTTGGGTGCAGTATTGGTATCGCACTGTATCCGGCCGATGGCCGCTCGCTCGATGAGTTGATCAAGTGCGCTGATACGGCGATGTATCTGGTCAAGGAGCGCGGTCGAGGCAGTTTCCGTTTTTATCAACCGCAGATGAATGTTGATTTGCTGTCGCGCATGAAAATGGACCATGCCATGCGCCGGGCCATGGAGCAGGGCATGTTCCGGCTGCACTACCAGCCGCAAATTTCCCTGGCCAACGGCCAGTTGGTGGGCGTGGAGGCGCTGATTCGCTGGTTGGATGGCGAACTGGGCAATGTGTCGCCCGTGTTGTTCATTCCCCTGGCAGAGGAATCGGGCTTCATCATCACGATTGGCACCTGGGTGCTTAAAGAGGCGGTGCGGCAAGCGGTGCTCTGGCAGAACGCTGGCACGCCGGTCACGGTGTCGGTCAACGTATCGGCACTGCAGTTTCAGCAGACCGATTTTGTGGAGATTGTGGCGAACGTGCTGAAGGATTCCGGATTGGCACCGTATCTTCTTGAGCTCGAATTGACAGAGACCATTTTGGTCAGGGATGCCAATGAGACCTTGAACCGTTTGCATGCACTGGCGGCCCTCGGAGTCGCCCTGTCGATCGATGACTTTGGCACCGGTTATTCGAGCTTGGCTTACCTGAAAAAATTTCCCATCTCCAAGCTCAAGATTGATCGCTCTTTTGTCATGGGCCTGCCCGACGACGAAGGTGACCGCGCCATCGTGAGTGCGACTATCGGCATGGCGCGCGGACTCAAATTGAAAGTGGTCGCAGAGGGGGTCGAAACCATCGCGCAACGAGACTACCTGGCCGGGCTCAATTGCGAATCTTTTCAAGGTTTTCTGTGTTCCCCCGGACTGCCTGCCGAGGAGTTTGAGCGACTGATGGCGTCATTTCCGCGCGATTAG
- a CDS encoding ABC transporter substrate-binding protein, giving the protein MTEETTEWLYLLGQEHRIVGISGYTVRPRRARDEKPRVSAFTSAKMDKILALQPDCVLGFSDMQADIASSLIRAGVPVTIFNQRSVVEIFSVLYQVAAMVGQGEQGLALIAEMQRQLSVIADAAAALPRRPKIYFEEWDVPHISAIQWVSELIGIAGGDDCFPELAAQSMGKNRIIADGAEIVRRNPDIIIGSWCGKKFRPENVAARAGWGEVNAVKTGQLFEIKSADILQPGPAALTDGVAQLHRIVMDWSRQSGGAEKLA; this is encoded by the coding sequence ATGACCGAAGAAACCACCGAGTGGCTGTACTTGCTGGGGCAAGAGCATCGCATTGTGGGGATTTCGGGCTACACCGTGCGGCCGCGGCGCGCGCGCGACGAGAAACCCCGGGTCAGTGCGTTCACCAGCGCCAAGATGGACAAGATTCTGGCCTTGCAGCCGGACTGCGTGCTGGGTTTTTCCGACATGCAGGCCGACATTGCAAGTAGCCTGATTCGCGCAGGCGTGCCGGTCACCATCTTTAACCAGCGCAGCGTGGTCGAGATTTTTTCGGTGCTCTACCAAGTGGCGGCGATGGTCGGGCAGGGTGAACAGGGCTTGGCTTTGATCGCTGAAATGCAGCGCCAACTGAGCGTCATTGCGGATGCCGCTGCCGCCTTGCCACGCCGCCCAAAAATCTATTTTGAAGAATGGGATGTGCCGCATATCAGCGCCATTCAGTGGGTGTCCGAGCTGATCGGTATTGCGGGTGGGGATGACTGTTTTCCTGAATTGGCCGCCCAGTCCATGGGCAAGAACCGCATCATTGCGGACGGTGCAGAGATCGTCAGGCGTAACCCTGACATCATCATCGGCTCGTGGTGCGGCAAGAAGTTTCGCCCTGAGAACGTGGCGGCGCGTGCGGGTTGGGGCGAGGTGAACGCAGTCAAAACCGGGCAATTGTTTGAGATCAAGTCGGCCGATATCCTGCAGCCCGGCCCAGCGGCGTTGACCGATGGTGTGGCTCAATTGCACCGCATCGTGATGGATTGGAGTCGCCAGTCTGGTGGAGCGGAGAAATTGGCATGA
- a CDS encoding TonB-dependent receptor codes for MKTSVFSKRGRAPVRLGVSVLAVFAAFPASSVLAQGQSEVVLKEVVVTATRFDAEAFTLPFGVSVITKDDIARAGVSTVNEAVIKLLGVPGRVDYYGGGDYGLDLRGFGSTAGSNQVVIVDGVKVNEADLGGTRLAGIAINSVERIEVLRGSGSVLYGEGATGGVIVITTKAGRGSARKNSADLYAATGSYGLNEVRANGTLVAGGFSLDVAGNKRQADNHRDNFKSNVEGSSAQAQWSNDWLRVGASYANDSLDSGLPGSLTAAQYQANPSQTTSPNTTGSIKNTRQTLFASAELGAWQVGVDVGQRTKNLDSLSSGVSTYRSDVDASTLALRARNEAKLGNLRNALTLGHDQSDWKRIVPGAFGSVSQQKTSAFYAQDEVTLSGGTRVTAGYRSENIKQSDTFTASTNNDQTAWELGIIQPMSDALSIFGRVGNSFRLANIDELGFTTPGAVLQPQTSRDLELGSRWKYAGGRVELRFYRNNLTNELGYDPTVANANSWSGLGANVNFDPTRRQGLELETQHDLSKTLGVRVNVGVREAKFTEGAHNGKNVPLVAGTTVALRADWRPAPAHSVNAGVVWVASQHVDFNNTCTVPSYATVDARYAYQWRSVELSLGLTNLLDAKYYTQAFKCTAGVTNGIYPEAGRAVTAAMRVAF; via the coding sequence ATGAAGACTTCTGTATTTTCCAAACGCGGTCGCGCACCCGTGCGCCTGGGCGTGTCTGTTTTGGCTGTTTTTGCGGCTTTTCCTGCTTCTTCGGTGCTGGCGCAGGGCCAGTCCGAGGTGGTGCTTAAAGAGGTGGTGGTGACTGCCACGCGGTTCGATGCTGAGGCTTTCACCTTACCGTTTGGTGTCAGTGTGATTACCAAGGACGATATTGCACGCGCTGGTGTGTCAACTGTGAATGAGGCAGTGATCAAGCTGCTGGGTGTGCCTGGCCGCGTTGATTACTACGGTGGTGGTGATTACGGCCTGGATCTGCGAGGCTTTGGTTCCACAGCAGGCAGTAATCAGGTGGTGATTGTGGATGGGGTCAAGGTCAATGAGGCTGACTTGGGTGGAACCCGGTTGGCGGGCATTGCGATCAACTCGGTTGAGCGCATTGAAGTGTTGCGCGGCAGCGGTTCGGTGTTGTACGGCGAGGGCGCCACTGGCGGCGTGATTGTGATCACGACCAAGGCGGGTCGTGGGTCCGCGCGAAAAAATTCAGCCGATCTCTATGCAGCGACTGGCAGCTACGGGCTCAATGAGGTGCGTGCGAACGGCACCTTGGTGGCCGGTGGTTTCTCGCTGGATGTGGCGGGTAACAAGCGCCAGGCGGATAACCATCGCGACAATTTCAAATCCAACGTGGAAGGTTCTTCAGCCCAGGCGCAATGGAGCAATGATTGGCTGCGCGTGGGCGCCAGCTATGCCAATGACTCGTTGGACAGCGGTTTGCCGGGGTCGTTGACTGCGGCCCAGTACCAAGCGAACCCGAGCCAGACCACCAGTCCCAACACAACAGGCAGCATCAAGAATACGCGCCAAACTTTGTTTGCCAGCGCTGAATTAGGTGCTTGGCAAGTGGGTGTAGACGTGGGTCAACGAACCAAGAATCTTGATAGTCTGAGCAGTGGTGTGTCTACCTACCGGTCCGACGTGGATGCCAGCACGCTGGCGTTGCGTGCCAGAAACGAGGCAAAGCTTGGAAATCTTCGCAATGCGCTGACGCTGGGACATGACCAGTCTGACTGGAAACGCATCGTGCCGGGAGCTTTTGGATCGGTCTCGCAGCAAAAAACAAGTGCTTTTTATGCGCAGGACGAAGTCACCTTGAGCGGCGGCACGCGTGTGACTGCCGGCTATCGGTCGGAGAACATCAAACAAAGCGACACCTTCACTGCAAGCACCAATAACGATCAGACGGCCTGGGAGTTGGGGATCATCCAGCCAATGTCTGATGCCTTGTCGATTTTTGGGCGTGTGGGGAACAGCTTTCGACTGGCCAATATTGACGAACTGGGCTTCACCACACCCGGTGCCGTTTTGCAACCCCAGACTTCTCGTGACCTGGAGCTGGGCAGCCGCTGGAAATATGCTGGAGGCCGGGTTGAACTACGTTTCTACCGGAACAACTTGACCAACGAACTGGGCTATGACCCAACGGTGGCCAACGCCAATTCCTGGAGTGGGCTGGGTGCCAATGTGAACTTTGACCCCACGCGGCGCCAGGGACTAGAGCTTGAAACCCAGCACGACTTAAGCAAAACTCTGGGCGTTCGGGTCAATGTTGGCGTTCGTGAAGCCAAATTTACCGAAGGCGCACACAACGGCAAAAATGTACCGCTGGTGGCAGGCACCACTGTGGCGTTACGCGCCGATTGGCGGCCGGCACCTGCGCATTCCGTGAATGCCGGGGTGGTGTGGGTGGCGTCACAGCATGTGGACTTCAACAACACTTGCACGGTGCCGAGCTACGCCACGGTCGATGCGCGCTATGCCTACCAGTGGCGCAGTGTGGAGCTGTCGCTGGGTTTGACCAATCTGCTCGATGCCAAGTACTACACCCAAGCCTTTAAATGCACAGCGGGGGTCACCAATGGGATTTACCCGGAAGCTGGACGTGCTGTCACTGCGGCTATGCGGGTGGCTTTTTAA
- a CDS encoding cell division protein ZapA: MKQLEVQIMGQAYLLGCPDGGESRLLEAVEKVDTAMCRIRDGGKVRARDRIAVLAALNLAFDLADKSSDTVQAPVHAASFGTGDHPAQGVQTPDDRVLLASLLERLDVALGTDGRLL; encoded by the coding sequence ATGAAACAGCTCGAAGTTCAAATCATGGGGCAAGCGTACCTGCTGGGTTGTCCCGATGGGGGCGAGTCCCGCCTGCTGGAGGCCGTGGAAAAGGTCGACACGGCCATGTGCAGGATTCGCGACGGCGGCAAAGTCCGGGCGCGTGATCGCATCGCCGTGCTGGCCGCGCTCAACCTGGCCTTTGATCTGGCCGACAAGAGCTCAGACACTGTTCAGGCGCCTGTCCACGCGGCTTCATTCGGCACGGGGGACCACCCGGCACAAGGCGTTCAAACGCCGGACGACAGGGTGCTGTTGGCCTCGCTGCTGGAGCGACTTGACGTCGCGCTGGGCACGGATGGTCGCCTGCTTTGA
- a CDS encoding sulfite exporter TauE/SafE family protein, with the protein MNFEPALIIELALLGLGTGFLAGLLGIGGGMMMVPFITIILSGRGVSPNLAVKMAIATSMATILFTSVSSVRAHHKRGAVRWDLVRGLAPGILLGGAVASLGVFALLKGSWLALFFAAFVSFSATQMFLDKKPAPTRQVPGTAGLIGAGGVIGFLSGLVGAGGGFVSVPFMTWCNVAIHNAVATSAALGFPIALANVVGYVIGGQDVQNLPPYSFGYIWLPAMGVIASCSVLTAPLGARAAHTLPVKQLKRVFASILYLLAAYMLYRGLSSL; encoded by the coding sequence ATGAACTTTGAACCAGCCCTGATCATTGAACTCGCGCTCTTAGGGCTGGGCACAGGTTTTTTGGCGGGCTTGCTGGGCATTGGCGGGGGCATGATGATGGTGCCCTTTATCACCATCATTCTGTCCGGGCGCGGGGTGAGCCCCAACCTGGCAGTCAAGATGGCGATTGCCACGTCCATGGCCACCATCCTCTTCACCTCGGTTTCAAGCGTGCGCGCCCACCACAAACGCGGCGCCGTGCGCTGGGATCTGGTCAGGGGCCTGGCACCGGGCATCCTATTGGGCGGGGCCGTGGCCAGCCTGGGCGTTTTTGCCCTGCTCAAAGGCTCCTGGTTGGCGCTGTTTTTTGCCGCCTTTGTGAGCTTTTCCGCGACCCAGATGTTTCTGGACAAAAAACCCGCACCCACACGACAAGTGCCGGGTACTGCTGGCCTGATTGGCGCCGGTGGCGTCATCGGCTTTCTGTCGGGACTGGTCGGCGCCGGTGGCGGCTTTGTGAGTGTGCCCTTCATGACCTGGTGCAATGTCGCCATCCACAACGCAGTGGCTACTTCTGCGGCATTGGGCTTTCCAATCGCCTTGGCGAACGTGGTGGGCTACGTCATCGGCGGCCAGGATGTGCAAAACCTGCCCCCGTATTCATTCGGCTACATCTGGTTGCCGGCGATGGGGGTGATCGCATCCTGCAGTGTCCTCACCGCGCCGTTGGGTGCACGGGCCGCCCACACTTTGCCAGTGAAACAACTCAAACGCGTATTTGCCAGCATCCTGTACCTGCTGGCGGCTTATATGCTGTACCGGGGGCTGTCCAGCCTGTAA
- a CDS encoding bifunctional adenosylcobinamide kinase/adenosylcobinamide-phosphate guanylyltransferase, whose amino-acid sequence MTTLNIARSELILGGQKSGKSRRAEALAQSWLKQSDQHHALLIATAQAGDDEMRQRIARHQADRAQRVPGMSTVEESFKLAEAIGAHSRPDTLIVVDCLTLWLTNCLMPIDASTVTEDSRQSDVTEKFIINRPLAPVHQAHVAILLEAIAGAPGPLVLVGNEIGLGVIPMGREVRAFVDALGLLNQSVAQVCQRVTLMAAGLPLTLKAMP is encoded by the coding sequence ATGACAACTTTAAATATTGCACGCAGTGAGTTGATTCTGGGGGGCCAGAAAAGCGGCAAGTCACGCCGGGCAGAGGCGCTGGCGCAAAGCTGGTTGAAGCAGTCCGACCAACACCACGCGCTGTTGATCGCCACCGCCCAAGCCGGGGACGACGAGATGCGCCAGCGTATTGCGCGCCATCAGGCAGACCGGGCGCAGCGCGTGCCGGGCATGAGCACGGTGGAAGAATCGTTCAAGCTGGCCGAGGCGATTGGCGCGCATAGCCGCCCCGACACCCTGATCGTGGTCGACTGCCTCACCCTGTGGTTGACCAACTGCCTGATGCCCATCGATGCGAGCACGGTGACCGAGGACTCGCGCCAGAGTGACGTTACAGAAAAATTTATAATAAACAGGCCTTTAGCCCCCGTCCATCAAGCGCATGTAGCTATTCTTTTGGAAGCAATTGCGGGCGCCCCCGGCCCGCTTGTGCTGGTCGGCAACGAGATTGGCCTGGGCGTGATTCCGATGGGCCGCGAGGTGCGCGCCTTTGTCGATGCGCTGGGTCTGTTGAACCAGAGCGTGGCCCAGGTTTGCCAACGTGTGACCTTGATGGCAGCGGGTTTGCCCTTGACCTTGAAAGCGATGCCATGA